A region of Coccinella septempunctata chromosome 5, icCocSept1.1, whole genome shotgun sequence DNA encodes the following proteins:
- the LOC123312808 gene encoding protein LTV1 homolog, protein MPKKKKFIDKKKSVTFQLIHRSQQDPLLADEDAPQRILQPIQKKKETPEEREKRIEEQHKYGIYYNDDTNYLEFLKERSDNRVEWPSYVDKEIEDRQRRFALPSEVFASAKEKRVGMLNEAGPQLDLDPEIVAALDDDFNFDDPDNQLEDNFIELANGVASDDEQMDVYDEDECTDSSATESGSEYVDDESDCFSVSESCSNEETKTNISSCTIPFKNFEQEKLTKEMDKMLKQIEEISRYRDEHDGPQGCTQEETERHLKWGEEFYKSLQPVPMDRDEDAIAITKNIAKRKNAFKTEFVEYEVKEKPQYDCQSIISTYSRTRHLPTLIELPSKPKKIRVNQKTGMPMNILGQNKLTRSVLEKHNEKLGDISGRGPQSIQSTVSRLTALSIRDKNETPEEKRERKKALKEYRQERRQEKKSNRLAFTAEQQRLSKARNVTKGFTLGSM, encoded by the exons ATG ccgaagaagaagaagtttaTCGATAAAAAGAAGTCTGTTACATTTCAATTGATTCATCGAAGTCAGCAAGATCCATTGTTGGCAGATGAGGATGCTCCCCAAAGAATATTGCAgcctattcagaaaaaaaaagaaacgcCTGAAGAAAGGGAGAAGCGCATCGAGGAACAACATAAATATGGAATTTACTATAATGACGATACAAATTACTTGGAATTTCTCAAGGAAAGAAGTGACAATCGTGTAGAATGGCCGAGTTATGTGGATAAAGAAATTGAAGATAGACAAAGGAGATTCGCTTTGCCAAGCGAAGTGTTTGCTTCTGCTAAAGAAAAGAGAGTTGGAATGTTGAATGAAGCAG GTCCACAACTTGATTTAGATCCTGAAATTGTTGCTGCGTTAGATGATGATTTTAACTTTGATGATCCAGACAATCAACTGGAAGATAACTTCATTGAGTTAGCTAATGGAGTTGCCTCAGATGATGAACAAATGGATGTTTATGACGAAGATGAGTGTACAGATTCATCTGCGACTGAGAGCGGAAGTGAATATGTTGATGATGAATCAGACTGTTTTTCTGTATCTGAATCATGTTCGAACGaagaaacaaaaacaaatatttcttcATGCACAATACCtttcaaaaattttgaacaaGAAAAGCTTACTAAAGAGATGGATAAA ATGCTAAAACAAATTGAGGAAATCTCAAGGTATAGAGATGAACACGATGGGCCACAAGGTTGCacacaagaagaaactgaacggcATCTCAAATGGGGAGAAGAATTTTATAAAAGTCTACAACCCGTTCCAATGGATAGGGATGAGGATGCAATTGCTATCACGAAAAATATTGCAAAAAGAAAAAACGCATTCAAAACTGAATTTGTTGAATATGAAGTTAAGGAAAAACCACAATATGATTGCCAGTCAATTATCAGCACATATTCTAGAACCCGCCATCTTCCAACATTGATAGAACTACCATCAAAG CCTAAAAAAATCAGAGTGAATCAAAAAACTGGCATGCCTATGAATATTCTGGGACAAAACAAGCTAACAAGATCTGTACTGGAGAAACACAATGAGAAACTTGGAGATATTTCTGGTAGGGGCCCCCAGTCCATTCAATCTACAGTGTCTCGACTGACAGCTTTATCGATAAGGGATAAAAACGAGACTCCAGAAGAAAAGAGGGAAAGGAAAAAAGCACTGAAGGAATATAGGCAAGAAAGGAGACAAGAAAAGAAAAGTAATAGGTTGGCATTCACAGCGGAACAACAAAGATTATCTAAAGCAAGAAATGTTACTAAAGGCTTCACTTTGGGGTCTATGTAA